DNA sequence from the Streptomyces cinnabarinus genome:
TGAACACGCGCGAAGAGCTCCAGCAGGCCTTCGAGGACTTCCAGAAGGGCCGCCTCGGCACCATCCCCGCCGTGCACGGGATGACCGAGGGCGGTCTGTAGAACGGGTACTGACACCCCGTCACCCGGGTGGGCCTGCCGGAAGGTGGGCCCGCCCGACGCGTGATCGGGTGGGAGCGTGCCGGACTCCCGATCGCTGCTCCCCGAACCCGTGCGCCGGGTGGCGGCTTGGTGCGCCGTCATTCTGCTGGCCGCCGGGGTCGTGTACGTCGGCATCCGGCTGTGCGCGGCGCTGCGGACGGCCGTGGTGCCCGTGCTGCTGGCGCTGCTCGGGACCGCGCTGCTGGGGCCGCTGCACCGACGGCTGGTGCAGGCGAAGGTCAACCGGTCCGTGGCCGCCGCGCTGACCTGCGTCGCCGTGGTGGGAGTGGTCGGCGGCGCCGTGTACATCGTCGTCGCCGCGCTGATCGACAGCGGGGACCAGATCGTCACCTCGCTCCGGACCGCGGGGAACGATCTCGCCGATCACTTCGGGGCCGCGGGCACCTCCCTGGACGACATCGCCTCCAACGCCCAGGAACTCCTCACCAAGTTCGGCGGGACCGCCGCCTCGGGCGTGATCAGCGGGGTCAGTGTCGTCGGCGAGAGCATCGCCATGGCGGTACTGGCGCTGCTGCTGGTCTTCTTCTTCCTGCGCGACTCCGACCGGGCCGCCGGGACGCTGCGCTCGATGGCGCCGCGCGGTACCGCCGACACCCTGGAGGCGATGGCGCGGCGCGCCTTCGAGGCGGTCGAGGGGTTTATGCGGGGGACGACCTTCATCGCGTTCATCGACGCGATCCTCATCACCATCGGGCTGCTGATCCTCGATGTGCCCGGTGCCGCCGGGCTGGGCGCGCTCGTCTTCGTCGGCGCCTACATCCCCTACCTCGGCGCCTTTCTCTCCGGTGCCGTCGCCGTGCTGGTCGCGCTCGCCGACCGGGGGTTCGTGATCGCCCTGTGGGCGCTCGGGGTGGTGCTCGGGGTGCAGGTGCTGGAGGGGCATGTGCTCCAGCCGATGATCCAGAGCCGGACCGTGCAGATGCATCCGGCGATGGTGATGGTGACGATCACCGCGGGCGCCTCGGTGGCCGGCATCCTCGGCATGCTGCTGGCCGTACCGCTCACCGCGGCCGCCTTCGGCGTCGCCGAGGAGCTGCGGACCCGCTACGGCACCTCCGCCGAGCCGTCCTGAGCACTCTCCGCCAGCTCGAACCAGATGCTCTTGCCCTCGCCCCGCGGATCGACCCCCCAGGTGTCGGCGAGCAGCTCGATCAGCATCAGGCCCCGGCCGGAGGAGGCCAGCTCCCCGGGGCGCCGCTTGTGGGGGAGGTCGTCGCTGGTGTCGGTGACCTCCACGCGCATCCGGCGTCTGCCCGCCTCGCCGTGCACCTCCGCCCGCAGCAGGGCGTCCGCGTCGGTGTGCACCAGGACGTTGGTCAGCGTCTCGGAGAGCAGCAGGACCGCGGAGTCGACCTGGTCGGCGGAGATCCAGTCGTGCAGCAGCTCACGGAGCTGGTGCCGGGCCACCGCGATCCGCTCGGGCTCGTCCTGGGCCACCGTCAGCATGGCGCGGCGGACCGTCGGCCGCACGGCCGTCACCGTCTCGCCGCAGCCGCAGCCCTCCCCCTCGCGGCACAGCAGCAGGACCGCTATGTCGTCCTCGCGCCGGTCCGCCAGCGGGCCGGTGGTGTGGTGCGAGGAGGGCCCG
Encoded proteins:
- a CDS encoding AI-2E family transporter produces the protein MPDSRSLLPEPVRRVAAWCAVILLAAGVVYVGIRLCAALRTAVVPVLLALLGTALLGPLHRRLVQAKVNRSVAAALTCVAVVGVVGGAVYIVVAALIDSGDQIVTSLRTAGNDLADHFGAAGTSLDDIASNAQELLTKFGGTAASGVISGVSVVGESIAMAVLALLLVFFFLRDSDRAAGTLRSMAPRGTADTLEAMARRAFEAVEGFMRGTTFIAFIDAILITIGLLILDVPGAAGLGALVFVGAYIPYLGAFLSGAVAVLVALADRGFVIALWALGVVLGVQVLEGHVLQPMIQSRTVQMHPAMVMVTITAGASVAGILGMLLAVPLTAAAFGVAEELRTRYGTSAEPS